The Klebsiella aerogenes KCTC 2190 region GCCAGCTCGCTATTCAATACCAGTGCCAGTAACGCCTGGCGGGCGAAGATGCCGTTGCCGGCCTGTTGGAAGTACCAGGCGTGCGGCGTTTTATCGACGTCGGTGGTGATTTCATCAACGCGCGGCAGCGGGTGCAGCACCTTCATGTTGACGCGGGCGCCTTCGAGATCCGCGGCGCGCAGCACGAACTGCGCCTTCACGTTGGCGTATTCCGATGGGTCAAGGCGCTCTTTCTGCACGCGAGTCATATACAGAATATCGACCTCAGCCATTACTTCGTCGATGGCGCTATGCAGGCTCCAGGCGATGCCTTTTTCATCCAGCATATCGAGAATGTACTGCGGCATCGCCAGCGCGTCCGGGGCGATGAAGTAGAAGCGGTTGCCGTTGAATTTGGCCAGCGCCTGGGTCAGCGAGTGTACGGTACGGCCATATTTCAGGTCGCCGACCATCGCGACATTGAGGTTCTCAAGGCGGCCCTGAGTTTCCTGAATGGTGAACAGGTCGAGCAGGGTTTGCGTTGGATGCTGATTGGCGCCGTCGCCGGCGTTGAGAATCGGTACGTTGCCGGAGAATTCGGTTGCCAGACGCGCGGCGCCCTCTTGCGGATGGCGCATTACGATAGCGTCGACGTAGGTGCTGATAACCGAAATGGTGTCGGCCAGGGTTTCGCCTTTCTTGCCGAGCGAGGTGTTGCTGCTGTCGGAGAAGCCGACCACGCTGGCGCCGAGGCGGTGCATGGAGGTTTCAAAAGAGAGGCGAGTACGGGTGGAGGCTTCAAAGAAACAGCTGGCGATAACCTTATGCTTCAGCAGCTCGGGTTGCGGATTGGCTTTCAGCTTTGCGGCTGTCGCCAGCACCAGTTCGAGGTCTTCGCGGCTGAGATCGTTTATGGAAATGATATGTTTTTGATATAGCGGGTTAGCCATGCTTATCTCCTGACGCCTGAGCAAAAAAAAAGCCCCTTAAATAAGGGGCTTCGAGAATTCATTGAGCAACGGAAAGAAAAACGCCAGGCCAGTGCCTGCTTTCAGACGCGGTAAGACACAGCAATGTCGTACGCAATTGACCATATTTCCTCCCGGCAAAACGGCTGGCATTATACGCAGCTTTGATGAGCAATCAAGCGATTAATCCACAATCAGGGAAACGTTTGCCTGCGAAGGCTGCGCCAGCGCAAAAAACCGCGATAAAAATGTGGTCTGGTAGTGGTAAGCAGCGTATAAAACAAAAATGAAAAGCTGTTTTATATTTGAGGGCTACTATGATTATCGGCAATATTCATCATCTGCAATCCTGGCTGCCGGACGCGCTGCGTCAGGCGATTGAGCATGTTAAAGCCCACGTTAGCGAGTCGACGCCGCTCGGCAAGCACGACATCGACGGCAATAATCTGTTCTATCTGATTTCTGAAGACAGCACCGAAGCACAGGCCGAGCGTCGCGCCGAGTATCACGCCCGCTATCTGGATATTCAAATTGTACTTCGCGGTCAGGAAGGGATGACCTTCAGCACCTTACCCGCAGGCGAGCCGCAGACTGACTGGCTGGCGGACAAAGACATCGCCTTCCTCGCCGAGGGCGCGCAGGAGAAAACCGTTATCCTTAACGAGGGCGATTTTGTGGTGTTTTATCCAGGCGAAGTGCATAAACCGCTCTGTGCGGTCGGGGCGCCGGCGAAGGTGCGCAAAGCGGTGGTGAAGGTGCTGATGGCTTAAAACGGGTAGCCCGGATACGCGTAGCGCGCTATCCGGGAACCTACCGTGATTAATGGTTATTTTCCAAGCGTCGCCACCATCACCGCTTTGATGGTGTGCATACGGTTTTCCGCCTGATCGAAGACGATGCTCGCTGGGGATTCAAAGACTTCATCGGTCACTTCCATACCGCCGTGCAGTCCATACTCCGCCGCCATCTGTTTGCCGAGAATGGTCTGGTCATCGTGGAACGCGGGCAGACAATGCAGGAATTTCACCTGCGGGTTGCCGGTTAATTGCAGCATGGCTTTATTCACCTGATAGCCGCGCAGCAGGGCGATACGCTCCGCCCATTTCTCTTTCGCCTCGCCCATCGATACCCACACGTCGGTATAAATGAAATCGGCGCCTTTTACGCCCGCGGCGATATCTTCCGTCAGGGTAATATTGCCGCCGTGCTTTTTCGCCAGCGCAGTGCATTCCGCCACTAAACCCTCTTCCGGCCAGCAGGCTTTCGGTGCCACCAGACGCAGGTCCAGCCCGGTCAGCGCGGCGGCTTCTAGCATGGAGTTACCCATGTTGTTACGCGCGTCGCCGGCGTAGACCAGCGTCATTTCATTAAATGCCTTACCCGGCAGGTGCTCTTGCATGGTCAGCAGGTCGGCCAGTAGCTGTGTCGGGTGGAATTCATCGGTCAGGCCGTTCCATACCGGCACGCCGGCATATTC contains the following coding sequences:
- a CDS encoding YhcH/YjgK/YiaL family protein; the protein is MIIGNIHHLQSWLPDALRQAIEHVKAHVSESTPLGKHDIDGNNLFYLISEDSTEAQAERRAEYHARYLDIQIVLRGQEGMTFSTLPAGEPQTDWLADKDIAFLAEGAQEKTVILNEGDFVVFYPGEVHKPLCAVGAPAKVRKAVVKVLMA
- the argF gene encoding ornithine carbamoyltransferase, whose protein sequence is MSALYQKHFLRLLDFTAAEITGLVDLAAQLKADKKNGIEAQKLKGKNIALIFEKDSTRTRCSFEVAAYDQGARVTYLGSSGSQIGHKESMKDTARVLGRMYDGIQYRGYGQELVETLAEYAGVPVWNGLTDEFHPTQLLADLLTMQEHLPGKAFNEMTLVYAGDARNNMGNSMLEAAALTGLDLRLVAPKACWPEEGLVAECTALAKKHGGNITLTEDIAAGVKGADFIYTDVWVSMGEAKEKWAERIALLRGYQVNKAMLQLTGNPQVKFLHCLPAFHDDQTILGKQMAAEYGLHGGMEVTDEVFESPASIVFDQAENRMHTIKAVMVATLGK
- a CDS encoding pyrBI operon leader peptide, which encodes MPAVLPGGNMVNCVRHCCVLPRLKAGTGLAFFFPLLNEFSKPLI
- the pyrB gene encoding aspartate carbamoyltransferase produces the protein MANPLYQKHIISINDLSREDLELVLATAAKLKANPQPELLKHKVIASCFFEASTRTRLSFETSMHRLGASVVGFSDSSNTSLGKKGETLADTISVISTYVDAIVMRHPQEGAARLATEFSGNVPILNAGDGANQHPTQTLLDLFTIQETQGRLENLNVAMVGDLKYGRTVHSLTQALAKFNGNRFYFIAPDALAMPQYILDMLDEKGIAWSLHSAIDEVMAEVDILYMTRVQKERLDPSEYANVKAQFVLRAADLEGARVNMKVLHPLPRVDEITTDVDKTPHAWYFQQAGNGIFARQALLALVLNSELAQ